A genomic stretch from Helianthus annuus cultivar XRQ/B chromosome 1, HanXRQr2.0-SUNRISE, whole genome shotgun sequence includes:
- the LOC110878771 gene encoding uncharacterized protein LOC110878771 produces the protein MSSDYVMHFESGQARARHFDGSNIIFHSLYLTTKFVSSIQTLHLSLQTLTLTFISSIDPPPLLHRTGRRHHRLLPFSTPTVASWLLSRWLQDPTLSQQIRHQIRHQIDFYGFFPGGYCRVPFLLPYLFFFFLLFESNLGNVSDLPFDCGFVNDGACGWKIWQDLWFICSRFLSRIAQQALCSLVSNSARLWRLQMLSWSDCLRRQGNSYRFLMIIGTSYMGSTGRATISSGTSTVIILQVSIKLMI, from the exons ATGTCAAGTGATTATGTCATGCATTTCGAGTCGGGCCAAGCCCGAGCCCGTCAt TTTGATGGATCCAATATAATCTTTCATTCACTCTATCTAACCACAAAATTCGTTTCATCCATCCAGACGCTCCACCTTTCtctacaaaccctaaccctaaccttCATTTCATCCATCGATCCTCCACCGCTCCTCCATCGAACCGGTCGTCGCCATCACCGTCTTCTCCCCTTCTCCACTCCAACAGTCGCTTCATGGCTTCTTTCCCGGTGGCTTCAAGATCCGACACTATCTCAGCAGATTCGACACCAGATCCGACACCAGATCGATTTCTATGGCTTCTTTCCCGGTGGCTACTGTAGGGTACCTTTCTTGTTaccatatcttttttttttttttttgttatttgaatcTAATCTGGGTAATGTTTCAGATCTTCCTTTTGATTGTGGGTTTGTCAATGATGGTGCTTGTGGGTGGAAGATCTGGCAAGATCTATGGTTTATTTGTAGTAGATTTCTCTCTAGAATAGCACAACAAGCACTCTGTTCTTT GGTTTCGAACAGTGCGAGGTTATGGCGTCTGCAAATGCTGAGCTGGAGCGACTGCTTAAGGAGACAGGGAAACAGTTATCGCTTCCTCATGATTAT TGGTACATCATACATGGGGTCGACTGGTCGAGCAACTATTTCTAGCGGCACTTCAACAG TTATCATCTTGCAGGTGTCTATAAAGCTTATGATTTAA